In the genome of Trichoplusia ni isolate ovarian cell line Hi5 chromosome 27, tn1, whole genome shotgun sequence, one region contains:
- the LOC113505797 gene encoding uncharacterized protein LOC113505797 encodes MMSGIRTPPQKVSKPSPKKPEVGPSERRSIGDRIEDWEAARAVANAGPTSRNPGTQIARTPPHASTGVEPPRQTKTRTIEARECIARAKLHLGKARNLKTEIKDEVMSALTKLFSLIKGIESELKGLPAENGEKGNTAVLPISDSSATVPEVAPHSAQIEEHARLLRENNLMITELKQEMQAQKQLLEKVTTTTYASVTAKTTAQTDKVPYVRETLHSVVVSSTDDQDSGERVLEKIRDAVDAKEGWVEVRNVRKARDRKVIIGLSSKAERDKLKVKLMAAKEHLTVEEVKNRDPLLVLRGVLNIHKDEDILKALRNQNRDLFSGIEKSEDRVEFRYRRRTRNPHTCHAVISVSPIIWQKALARKLVQIDLQPVKVEDQTPLVQCTRCLGYGHGKRFCTDPADLCSHCGGPHVRTECADFLAGTPPKCKNCERAKFSNAEHNVFDASCPIRKKWDALARSTIAYC; translated from the coding sequence ATGATGTCGGGAATCAGAACCCCCCCCCAAAAGGTTTCCAAACCCTCACCCAAAAAACCCGAGGTAGGGCCATCAGAAAGGCGAAGCATAGGGGACCGGATTGAAGATTGGGAGGCCGCCAGAGCAGTTGCAAACGCAGGCCCCACATCTAGGAACCCTGGTACACAGATCGCCAGAACGCCGCCTCATGCTTCAACCGGCGTGGAACCTCCGAGGCAGACCAAGACAAGGACCATAGAGGCAAGAGAGTGCATAGCTCGGGCAAAGCTCCATCTCGGCAAGGCTAGGAACCTCAAGACCGAAATTAAAGATGAGGTAATGTCAGCACTCACGAAGCTCTTCTCCCTTATAAAAGGGATTGAAAGCGAGCTCAAGGGTCTGCCGGCAGAAAACGGCGAGAAGGGAAACACCGCAGTACTTCCAATCTCGGACTCATCGGCTACGGTCCCCGAGGTAGCCCCGCATTCGGCCCAAATTGAGGAGCATGCGAGGCTGCTCCGGGAGAACAACCTGATGATAACCGAGCTAAAGCAGGAAATGCAAGCCCAAAAGCAGCTCCTGGAGAAGGTGACCACAACAACATATGCGAGCGTAACTGCGAAAACTACGGCCCAGACTGATAAAGTCCCGTACGTCAGGGAAACGCTCCATTCGGTAGTGGTCTCCTCCACAGATGACCAAGACTCCGGGGAGAGAGTGCTTGAAAAAATAAGGGACGCCGTCGACGCCAAAGAGGGTTGGGTCGAGGTCCGTAACGTCAGGAAAGCACGTGATAGGAAGGTGATAATCGGATTGAGCTCAAAGGCGGAGAGAGACAAGCTCAAGGTCAAACTGATGGCGGCAAAAGAACACCTAACTGTGGAAGAGGTGAAAAATCGAGACCCTCTCTTGGTTCTTCGGGGAGTGCTCAATATACATAAAGACGAGGATATATTGAAGGCCCTGAGGAACCAAAATAGGGACCTCTTCTCTGGGATTGAAAAAAGCGAGGATAGAGTCGAGTTTCGCTACCGGAGGAGAACCCGAAATCCACATACATGCCATGCCGTCATCAGTGTCTCGCCCATCATTTGGCAAAAAGCCTTGGCGAGGAAGCTGGTGCAGATCGACCTGCAACCCGTGAAGGTAGAAGACCAGACACCGCTGGTCCAGTGCACCCGCTGCCTTGGTTATGGCCATGGCAAGCGATTTTGCACTGATCCAGCGGATCTGTGTAGCCATTGCGGAGGACCCCACGTCAGGACCGAGTGCGCCGACTTCCTCGCTGGAACGCCACCAAAATGTAAGAATTGTGAGAGGGCGAAATTCAGTAATGCAGAGCATAACGTCTTTGACGCATCGTGCCCGATTCGGAAAAAATGGGATGCCTTAGCTCGCTCCACAATAGCGTATTGCTGA
- the LOC113505799 gene encoding uncharacterized protein LOC113505799, with protein sequence MAVVWDDETVFKLIELFEKKRILWDCSTKDYKNKIKKNDAWEEISNALAIPKTDVENKIRSQFARERKKMLSTKTTGAGAADIRKSKWKFYEELIFLQCTTTRVGGADTLNETANREDLLATEEPEQQSEQQKPQSPLPPSPLPSTSSKKASKRKVDDNLSEVFEIVKSAKRKMDESKDEYDIYGQYVASELRAVQNETAVIQAKAYINNILIDMRMGKYNYGYGYHSHPGYETASTPASSTSQKELETIEEIVSQIASVEETDSSTQ encoded by the exons atggcTGTAGTGTGGGACGATGAAACTGTCTTTAAATTGATAGAACTATTTGAGAAAAAACGAATATTATGGGATTGCTCGACAAaggactataaaaataaaataaaaaagaatgacgCCTGGGAAGAAATTTCGAATGCTTTGGCAATTCCAAAAACAGATGTTGAGAATAAAATTCGGTCGCAATTTGCAAGAGAGAGGAAGAAAATGTTGTCTACAAAAACCACAGGTGCTGGTGCTGCAGATATAAGGAAATCAAAATGGAAATTTTATGaagaattaattttcttacaatGCACGACGACAAGGGTCGGTGGTGCGGATACTTTAAATGAAACA GCAAACCGTGAAGACCTCCTGGCAACTGAGGAGCCAGAACAGCAATCGGAGCAGCAGAAACCACAATCTCCACTTCCACCATCCCCACTACCATCTACAAGTAGCAAAAAAGCATCTAAAAGAAAAGTGGATGACAATCTAAGTGAAGTATTTGAAATAGTTAAATCTGCAAAACGCAAAATGGATGAATCTAAGGATGAATATGATATTTATGGGCAATACGTCGCTTCAGAATTAAGAGCGGTACAAAACGAGACTGCCGTAATACAAGCCAAggcttatattaataatattttaatagacatGCGAATGGGCAAATACAATTATGGTTACGGATATCATAGCCATCCCGGATATGAAACTGCGTCGACACCAGCAAGTTCAACCTCACAAAAAGAACTTGAAACCATTGAAGAGATAGTTTCACAAATCGCATCAGTAGAAGAAACCGATAGTAGTACCCAGTAG
- the LOC113505798 gene encoding protein ANTAGONIST OF LIKE HETEROCHROMATIN PROTEIN 1-like: MSPEEVVLLCGAYIFLHKSISSKKKRKRWWVRNYLLRRQDVLSDLCMFDGSFINFLRMSKSDFEYLLQNVGPFIEKQDTNLRSAVTAETRLAITLRYLATGDSYSSLSYTFRVSKQLISRIIPEVCKNIKRVLKNYIQVPSSEAHWKEKAREWNELWNFPHCVGAIDGKHVVIEAPSNSNSDYYNYKDQLSIVLLAIVDASYNVIYANCGAKGRASDSGIFQETSFYQRMVEHRLNFPNQETISPDGPDLPYVILGDSAFPLSENLMRPYPGIHNRGTMKRIFNYRLCRARRVVENVFGILCVVFRVFRKPIPLKPEKCELIVMACLYMHNFLRRNKQSRALYTPPMTFDFEDSDHNVIEGAWRREYTVEGTSILELERRPRNSARTATIIRDQFGEYFMSERGSLP, translated from the exons ATGTCGCCCGAGGAAGTAGTGTTGTTATGTGGTGCCTACATTTTTTTGCATAAGTCCATTTCTAGTAAAAAGAAACGTAAAAGATGGTGGGTCAGGAATTACTTGCTAAGAAGACAAGACGTATTAAGTGATTTATGCATGTTTGATGGATCATTTATAAACTTTCTACGAATGTCAAAATCAGATTTTGAATATCTTTTGCAAAATGTTGGACCATTTATAGAGAAACAAGATACAAACTTACGAAGTGCAGTTACCGCTGAAACAAGGCTAGCcattactttaagatatttAGCTACTGGAGATTCATATTCTTCACTCTCATACACTTTTAGAGTTTCCAAACAATTAATCAGCCGGATCATACCCGAAGTTTGTAAGAATATAAAACGTGTGTTGAAGAACTACATCCAG gttccgaGTTCCGAAGCGCACTGGAAAGAAAAGGCCCGTGAGTGGAACGAATTATGGAATTTTCCACACTGTGTCGGAGCTATAGATGGGAAGCATGTGGTTATTGAAGCGCCTAGCAATAGTAACAGTGATTACTACAACTACAAAGATCAGTTAAGTATTGTACTACTGGCTATTGTAGATGCATCTTATAATGTTATATATGCAAACTGTGGTGCGAAAGGAAGAGCATCTGACAGTGGCATCTTTCAAGAAACGAGTTTCTATCAAAGAATGGTGGAACACCGTCTTAATTTTCCAAACCAAGAAACGATATCACCAGATGGACCTGACCTTCCTTATGTAATACTGGGCGATAGTGCATTCCCATTATCGGAAAACTTGATGAGGCCGTACCCGGGTATTCATAACCGTGGCACAATGAAACGAATTTTCAACTATAGACTCTGTAGGGCCAGGAGGGttgtagaaaatgtttttggaattTTATGCGTGGTTTTTCGTGTATTTCGTAAACCAATTCCTCTCAAGCCTGAAAAGTGTGAACTTATTGTAATGGCATGTCTTTACATGCATAACTTTTTAAGAAGGAATAAACAATCTAGAGCCTTGTATACGCCCCcgatgacttttgattttgaagacaGTGACCATAATGTCATAGAAGGTGCTTGGCGTAGAGAGTATACAGTTGAAGGAACTTCAATTTTGGAATTGGAAAGGCGACCTAGAAATTCAGCACGTACTGCTACAATCATAAGGGATCAATTTGGTGAATATTTCATGAGCGAAAGAGGAAGCTTGCCGTAA